The genomic region atgcagcatgctCATATTTTGActttgtataatttagacaggatatatttttatagagagcgaaatattataagttatttaaggtttatgttaaaaaaagttttaaaagttttagtgtgttcaataaatgtttatcctgttcggcccgcgacctaaagtgtgttttggattttgacCCCTGGTCTAGTGGATTTGATCTGGTTCAGGTTCTGTCCTGGAGGTGGTTTCATTCAGACCCACACTCCAGCAGAGTAGGTGGCGACAAAGCACCAGGATCtttggaggaagaggaggaagaagaagagtcGGAAAGTTTGGATTCGTTTCCACcagtaaaactagaaactctgaatcttctctgctcatcactagaggtgagtatctgcaaactccagcacaaacagcagcttcaatgctgctagaaaagttagaaagtgtccgtctggttttcagacgaacttcatctcaacagacctttagtttcactttgtgtCGTCGTGACGCAGTAAAATTTGTCCCTTTAAAACCGTCTTTAATGGACatagagttagtggatggtctctagttgaacacagagtcgttgttactgtggagctccacttactgaggactgaaggcagcttttcctgcctccatcagcctgtggaggaggcggagatgagccgctgctctcccgctgtctgagccactaaatgcggtctgagctcggccggacagccgctggagaacagctccgactttctctgtcagtagatcCTCACTACAGGACTCATGGGGTTAAATAATGTTCAGatagaacagaagaagaaataaaagaagaattagacagagacaaactgaactaatgattagtgacaaacaacagtttgaatCAATATGATCTATGTTAGAGATGTTCACTGATTATTAGTTCATGGCAGCTGATGAATGTTTCCGTTCAACACTGTTTTATTAGACTAAACTTTATTGTCTAGTCGTATTTCTATGTCGAGATTCGTCCTAAAACTGCAGCTTTCTTTGATGAATTTCTCTGAAGACGTGTGAAGGTCAAATCTTTGTCCTGTTAATAAAAGTATATCAGACGTGTGATGGTAACAAAGGTTTTATTGAGGTTTGTTGAATGTTGTCTTGATCATCAATGTGTCAGATTTAGTCAAATAAAGTTTCTGCTTCTAACAAAACGCTTGACTCTAATTTTGCTgtttctcacactcacactgttgCATGTCTGATTTTTTCATTGTCAGCTCAAAATAACCCAAAGCATGTCGCTAACATCATTTGGTTCAAAGTGTCTCACAAACAATTTAACACCTGAAACGTGCTGGAATTAAATGAAGGTGCACAATTTGACAAGAATACCAAGATTGTCATCTACTAGTTATTTCCACTCTTTGTGGAGCAGTTTCCAATCCTTTCTTCCACTAACAGACAAACCTAAGACAAATTCAGAGGAATGAATGAACTAAATATCAcagtttaacattaacacattaacatttgaagaaggtcctaaaaaataaacacctgGCAGCTAGtaagaacaaaatgtaatgttttatttacagtaaaaaaccTTTATCACTGCCCAAACTCCCACTGTGTATAAGGAATGTCTGTATCCTGAATCAAATGTCTATTAGATACACAGAGGGCCGAGGAACTCCTCATCCAGTGCTGCACTTCTCACAGTCATGGTGATACCACCTACTACATGAGTCACAGCCAATCTGAAAAACTGAGAGcacagttttatatttattgattcTTGTAATATTCAACAGTTCAATACAAAGTTTATCTGAAGTTCCAGTAGGACTAatatatatcattattattattttacccaTGGTGAGTCATCTGAGTCCTCAGATCCACAATAATGACAGATGTTGttaagtgtttctgtttttttaatattgacaCTTTTGTTGAATAGAAAGTTGGCCCTGCTGAATATACATTCACTTTAAATATTAGTAgttaatagaataataaatgtaaagaagagagaagaaagaagaagaaacaggaggaggagtggtGTCAATATCAAATTAATCTTGTTTCCAGCCTCAGTATTAGTCTCTAACCCTCAAATATACACTCAGCAAACTGTTTAAAAGATACCAAACAAAATGTAGAACAAAGCCATGTATACCAAGACAATAAAAGTTGTTATAAAACATATGGACATGTTAAAAACTGAATCTGTCCTTTAAGCttgtttaattaattcagcaTTAAAATCATGTAACTACCGTCAATTACTCACTTTCAAGGCAAAGACTCCACATGATGAACTGTCTCTCTGAGTGCTACATGACCATCTTGACACATTACAGCTTCTCTTTTGCATGAATGCCTTTGAAGAAATAATAtgcaaaattattattattattattattattaataatatatttcatagttttcagaaatgtaactttttaatattcaaaatttttagatgtttttcaTCCTGGCACTTCTTCATGTTTGTCTGTGACTGTCGTAGCAGATCAAGAAATAGACACTTCCTTTATTGAGGATACATTACCTTTGTTTATTCAAGGAAACAAGTTGagcattttaaagtgtaaacattaaatgttcagtaagtacaatatgtaaaatgtattatttacgATCCAGCCTAAACAGTGTGAAGATCTGAACTGATAGCTATAGTAGTACAGATCTAGATCACTGGACTCTCTAATAGTTATTTTTTACCATCTTTTTGTGTCAGAATATGTTCACTCCAAAACTTCACTTCACAGAATGGATATGACCTCTGACAAAGATCTGCTTGACAACAATCCCTCTTACTGTTAACATCCAGTGATGGTGTTCATTAATAATCTCAACTATCATTTGAAATCTCACTGCGTCCATCTGTAAATGaagataaaatacacatttacttcAGATTTAAATAAGTAAGAAGACATTGGTATCCTAGAAATATACACCACTCTCCCTTGTGGAGAgctacagaccggtctctcttctttcattcctggccaagactctggaacgtgcagccttcaatcaactctctgactttctttccaaGACCAACCTCCtcgatgtcaatcagtctggcttcaagagtggtcactccacagaaacagctcttctgactgttgtggaatccctacgggtggcaaaagctgcaggtaactcttctgtccttattctattagatctatctgcagcctttgacactgtgaaccatcagattctcatgactgtactctcagacctgggcatctctagaccagctctagcctggcttggtcatacttgtccgaacgaacctttaaggtatcctggcaggtgcgtgtctctgactctcataacctctccaccggtgtaccgcagggctcagttctcggtccttttcttttttcaatctatacttcttctctaggctcaatcatccattctcatggcttttcttatcactgctatgcagatgacacacagctcttcctgtcttttccgccagatgactcaactgtctcatctcggatctctgcctgtctctctgacatctctgcctggatgagaaaaagacaccttcaactcaacatacccaagactgaacttctagtcttctctgccagaccttcaactcaacacaacatcagcattaacattggatctgcagtgattgtccctactaagtcagccaggaacctgggggtcatcattgatgaccagctgaccttcacagatcacatcgccacagtctctaggtcgtgtagaaatgccctccacaatatcagaaagatcagaccctatctgacggagtacacaacccaactcattgtacaggcgttgatcttatcttgcctggattactgcaatgcactactgatgggtttaccggcatccacgaccaaacccctccagatgatccaaaatgcagcagcacgcctcattttccATCAACCcaaaggtctcatgtcacaccgctcttcagatctttgcactggcttcctgtggctgcaaggatcaggttcatAGCTCTGTcccttgcctacagagtggttaactccacagctccatcttatctcaattcaatcgttcaggtctacatcccctcccgtccactgcgctcaaccagggaacgtcgtctggtggtaccagcaccacacagtcgacaccaaggtaaactgttcagctcagtgatcccacgatggtggaatgagctgcctatctctgcacgctcagccacctcactttaatgtttaaaaaactgctgaaaacagaactcttctggataaaagcgtctgataatgactaaatgtaaatgtacatatacCTGCCATGCATGTTTACtgtttgatttcacatttcatgaaaCACAGTTATCTCCAAACCTTCAGATTTGAGCTGTTCTTTAGTCAGATGTGTCATTTCAAAGCTGTCAGTCTGctgaaataaactaaataaccTCACTCCCAACTTCTCTTCCAACAGAGTCATTTATCGGGTCTGATGACTGACATTACATGAGCATTTAAGGATTTCACTCTTCATTTATatctgaaaaacagacattaaataaGGTTAGAAATgcaactaataaaaataaattcaacattaCCACATTTACTAATTCACTGCCCCTCAGTCAAAATGCGCCTTGGTTCCTCAAACTGATACATTAATTTTCTTCTGTGACCTCTTCTGCTCGCTCTGCAGAGAGTGGGATTGTGGCCATTTTCTGTAATAGTCAATCATGACACATACATTctgatttcctttgttttgttttgtccaactTGTCAATTAGGTCCAATGAGCTTAAACAGTTGTGTTAcctgaaaaataagaaatgggAAGAGTTCAAAAGAACCATGGTTTAGAGCAGGcgtattcaactaaaatttaaagaacTCAGATTATGCAATAtctttggaagcaaaggtccagaaggttataatgtctaactatttgctgtgatatattatcaagtcgcctgcatgtaatcaatacttgactgttgaatctaattaattcagtacaattcaaaaaccttttgacaaatttattgttatgtaacatcaaactcagcatgtggctcaagatctgagactagaaactttccgtgatcgcacttcagattttagtgggtatgtgtgttcaaaacctttgtgttttgtctcataatgctgtttgacattggctcttttattaagagccacagtttctgaacatattagacactggtttagtgctcccgtcactttatcaactttctcctctctgtcgtctgtatctctcctctctgtcgtctgtatctctcctctctgtcgtctgtatctctctcctctctgtcgtctgtatctctcctctctgtcgtctgtctctctctcctctctgtcgtctgtatctctcctctctgtcgtctgtctctctcctctctgtcgtctgtatctctcctctctgtcgtctgtctctctcctctctgtcgtctgtatctctcctctctgtcgcctgtatctctctcctctctgtcgtctgtctctctcctctctgtcgtctgtatctctcttctctgtcgtctgtctctctctcctctctgtcgtctgtctctctcctctctgtcgtctgtctctctcctctctgtcgtctgtatctctcctctctgtcgtctgtaactctcctctctgtcgtctgtatctctctcctctctgtcgtctgtctctctcctctctgtcgtctgtctctctcctctctgtcgtctgtctctctctcctctctgtcgtctgtatctctcctctctgtcgtctgtatctctcctctctgtcgtctgtatctctctcctctctgtcgcctgtatctctctcctctttgtcgtctgtctctctcctctctgtcgtctgtctctctcctctctgtcgtctgtatctctctcctctctgtcgtctgtatctctcctctctgtcgtctgtatctctcctctctgtcgtctgtatctctcctctctgtcgtctgtatctctcctctctgtcgtctgtatctctcctctctgtcgtctgtatctctcctctctgtcgtctgtatttctcctctctgtcgtctgtatctctcctctctgtcgtctgtatctctcctctctgtcgtctgtatctctcctctctgtcgtctgtatctctcctctctgtcgtctgtgtctctcctctctgtcgtctgtctctctcctctctgtcgtctgtatttctcctctctgtcgtctgtatctctcctctctgtctgttatcaccgtctttctttattaattcctttctAACCTCGAACTTTCTTTCATCTACTGATGAATGGCTAaatttaccgcctgtgatccacagaatcgattggctaagttAAGTCAcatgggatggcttaactcgcattcaattggccaatgcgttctcgtGTCCGCTAAATAAAAAACGTAATAAGTGAAATAGCTGCGCCGATTAAAATTAAGGTGCCCCGCAAGATTTGGAGTcaaaatattcagtttggtCTGTggctccgggtccgtatgggacagcttctgggtccagATCCGGACTGCGGTCCGTCTGTTAGTGACCCCCTGTTTGGACTAAGAGGATGTCTGTAATGACCCTTGAGACAGGCGGGATCCTAAAGATAGACAAGATATGTGGGAAAgttcaaataatattttcaatacataatacataatgCAAGGAACacttaaattatatattttgtgatttaattTGAGTTGAGAATGatattcatttaattatattGTAGATATCTTTAGTAGTGGGTGGATGTGTTTTATCAGTCCCTTTATTGTCTTAATTTAAAGCACAATCTGACACAATCTGTTAAAACAGTGTTGTTATAACAGTAgaatgataaaaacacatgaaatagTTATATAAGTTTATGATGTAAAGATTATATGTCAGAGAATGtgatatgaattattattattatttcttttacattaatGTTACTTAGAAAACGccatttatttttgaatatgGACATAAAAACATAAGAACTCTGTAAGAGATATAATGAGATGTCACaaagtaaataatgtatgttcagttagtttaaattataaatattctTACCCatttatctgtatctgtagCATGAACTTGTTATTGTCGTGTCTTTTAGAAAACTTTTTTCACTTCCTCTTAATGGTGGTTAGAAGTGTGATAGTAGAAgtggagcagctgatggcagcttcctctgcctcccactgctgtctgactgcattcaagtgacactgaatAGAGAGCCaaaagagccaatcagtggaggagcagctgatctttgtccaggagaaatgatggaaaggaggatttcagttgtcactgcacatcaatgatttgtgtttcctctccacatgaagggagaaagtgtgtgtgagctgatgtggatgtggattcagcagcatggatcagtgtgaggacagagaggagggagtccctccctctaaaaccactctgtgtggggaccatgagagccagaccaaagctcagaggtgagatgactgagaccatcggactgattctgtctccaagtctcatctagaattgaatatttcatcaggacatttttactattcttctgattctgtttgtcatttatgaaggaaactttgactgaatatgtgagcgtcaccaaagttgtttttctatcaggtcccatcaaagaccagaatctcctggaccaggacctgaactcagctgtgtgtccttcaagagcgaCCTGTCAAAGGAACCTCCTattaattttaaacagcaaccttcatcagacacagagtaagttgttgtgagtttgaaatcagtctgaacaatatgatgtaaactttctctgacgataaattgttgtgttctttggatttctggatatttctgatgtgagtaagttgatttctgtttgaactgttgatttgaaggagaagctttcttcactattcttccagcaaacactcaTGTATCAAAtctcttcttcacttcctgttggaagactttagttgtaatgttgttgaagtcagtgtagaggactgtttgtccccagtgtcagtacGAGAGCTGACGTTTGAAGATTAatttaggatccaccaactaatgaatgaatgaagttgttcaaatgtgaattagtcaaagtgaattgtgtgagcagcagcactctgcctcatactcacacagttcaacatattcagactgggagctgcccagtacaaccagtgtgatccaagcagactctgtctctagatgccttgttccaacacttgagcattgttcagtgagggaggcagagatatctgttgttcagagctgctgagactaaaccaaagtgactggtgacagtaaagcttcaccactacagggagtctctgattcactgttcacatcaaatctctcttcatggacctttaccttgtgtgtgtctctgtgtggacagacatactgtgagctcattcttgatgattcctccacagagtggaccaggagagctcagaggttcccagtggtcagtctgcccagcagcatccaacacagctcGACTCCATActtctggtctgtacatgtccaactactacttttccatctgttgtgttcccaataatctccatgctgcactttttagaccagtggattgtcagtctgtccaacatggatctgatgtttggctccatgatttgagttggattgtgtcattcatatagtttctgttccagctgctggaggagaacattgtcacttttgtgaagaacgagctgaagaagatccagaaggttctgagtccagattacccacaatgcttagagagtcagagggaggatgaggaggtgttggatggtggggatgaagagcagaggaggagcagtagagaggcatttctgaagatcacactgaacttcctgaggataatgaagcaggaggagctggctgactgtctgcagagcagtaagaggatttctctaaacatttaacatcatggacaaatgagacgtttactgagagctgaagatgtggagtgttaatatgttgaaatgtgaatcatttagggtcatgaaactgtcaaagtatatattgattatgtttttgtggtttcattcaggaacttcagctgcagtttgtcagcgtgaacttaaatctaatctgaagaagaagttccagtgtgtgtttgaggcgattgctaaagcaggaaacccaacccttctgaagcagatctacacagagctctacatcacagagggggggactggagaggtcaatgaagaacatgaggtcagacagattgaaacagcatccaggaaaccacacagaccagaaacaaccatcagacaagaagacatctttaaaggctcacctggaagaggggaaccaatcagaacagtgatgacaaagggagtggctggcattgggaaaacagtcttaacacagaagttcactctggactgggctgaagacaaagccaaccaggacatacagttcacatttccattgactttcagagagctgaatgtgctgaaagagaaaaagttcagcttggtggaacttgttcatcacttctttactgaaaccaaagaagcaggaatctgcaggtttgaagagttccaggttgtgttcatcttggacggtctggatgagtgtcgacttcctctggacttccacaacaatcagatcctgactgatgttacagagtccacctcagtggatgtgctgctgacaaacctgatcagggggaacctgcttccctctgctcgcctctggataaccacacgacctgcagcagccaatcagatccctcctgagtgtgttgacatggtgacagaggtcagagggttcactgacccccagaaggaggagtacttcaggaagaggttcagagatgaggagcaggccagaagaatcatctcccacatcaagacatcacgaagcctccacatcatgtgtcacatcccagtcttctgctggatcactgcaacagttctggaggatgtgttgaaaaccagagagggaggagagctgcccaagaccctgactgagatgtacatccacttcctggtggttcagtccaaagtgaagaacatcaagtatgatggaggagctgagacagatccacactggagtccagagagcaggaagatgatcaagtctctgggaaaactggcttttgagcagctgcagaaaggaaacctgatcttctatgaatcagaccttacagagtgtggcatcgatatcagagcagcctcagtgtactcaggagtgttcacacagatctttaaagaggagagaggactgtaccaggacaaggtgttctgcttcgtccatctgagtgttcaggagtttctggctgctcttcatgtccatctgatCTTtatcaactctggagtcaatctgctgtctgaagatCAGTCAACGTCTATATGGTCCAAACGGTTTAGACCTGAACGAAAACCTTTCTATCAGtgtgctgtggacaaggccgtacagagtccaaatggacacctggacttgtttctccgctttctgctcggtctttcactgcagaccaatcggactctcctacgaggtctgcagacaaGGAAAGGAAATAATTCACAGAACAATGAGaaaacagtccagtacatcaagaagaagatcaaagagactccctcagcagagaaaagcatcaacctgttccactgtctgaatgaactgaatgattgttctctagtggaggagatccaacagtacctggactcagggAGTCTCTCAATAGATAAACtatctcctgctcagtggtcagctctggtcttcatcttactgtcatcagaaaaagatctggatgtgtttgacctgaagaaatactctgcttcagaggaggttcttctgaggctgctgccagtggtgaaagctgctaaaaaagctttgtaagtatGTGGATAGTTGAACCATTAAAGTCTTGACCAGAGAATTCACATTGTGAACTAGAAACCTCCAAGTTAAATAAGGGAGAGAGAactgtttaaatttaaacttaatGTCAGGATTTTTGACTTGCAGAAGTTTCCCAtcagcagtttattttattatacacagtttttttacattttccagtctgattatattatattttattttattttatagtcaACATTAAACTTGATAATtgaacacaggttaacacaaatgttatacatcactgtttttcagactgagtagctgtaacctctcagagagaagctgtgaagctctgtcctcagttctcagctcccagtcctctagtctgagagaactggacctgagtaacaacaacctgcaggattcaggagtgaagcttctgtctgctggactggagaatccacactgtaaactgaaaactCTCAGGTTAAGATTCATTATCTTAAGTCCATTTTAATGCAGTAGGATTTTCTAGATCCAGAGACTTTGTGTCTATAAGGTTCATTGGAGATATTTCAAAACtccaaaactgctgacatgagagTAGACTAAACTTTCAaatttaagaagaagaagaagattctGGTTAGtatttttacatacatatatatatagcataTTTTTATACTCAGAGAAGTTGTCTACATGATGATTTTAGTTTTCCTGTTAATGTTGTTGTGAAAGTTAGTGGCAAAAAAGTGGTCACTTTTCATAATTTTCTGATTTTGTACATAAATTAGTCATTCTATGTGACCTGAATGCCACAGatacaaaatatcaaatgttaTAACTAAACTATATGTAACTCCTAGATCAGGGTGGGTCAATTGATACTGGGCCACACAGAAAGAATACATAACttacatt from Anabas testudineus chromosome 18, fAnaTes1.2, whole genome shotgun sequence harbors:
- the LOC113168191 gene encoding protein NLRC3-like translates to MDQCEDREEGVPPSKTTLCGDHESQTKAQRSHQRPESPGPGPELSCVSFKSDLSKEPPINFKQQPSSDTEVDQESSEVPSEENIVTFVKNELKKIQKVLSPDYPQCLESQREDEEVLDGGDEEQRRSSREAFLKITLNFLRIMKQEELADCLQSRTSAAVCQRELKSNLKKKFQCVFEAIAKAGNPTLLKQIYTELYITEGGTGEVNEEHEVRQIETASRKPHRPETTIRQEDIFKGSPGRGEPIRTVMTKGVAGIGKTVLTQKFTLDWAEDKANQDIQFTFPLTFRELNVLKEKKFSLVELVHHFFTETKEAGICRFEEFQVVFILDGLDECRLPLDFHNNQILTDVTESTSVDVLLTNLIRGNLLPSARLWITTRPAAANQIPPECVDMVTEVRGFTDPQKEEYFRKRFRDEEQARRIISHIKTSRSLHIMCHIPVFCWITATVLEDVLKTREGGELPKTLTEMYIHFLVVQSKVKNIKYDGGAETDPHWSPESRKMIKSLGKLAFEQLQKGNLIFYESDLTECGIDIRAASVYSGVFTQIFKEERGLYQDKVFCFVHLSVQEFLAALHVHLIFINSGVNLLSEDQSTSIWSKRFRPERKPFYQCAVDKAVQSPNGHLDLFLRFLLGLSLQTNRTLLRGLQTRKGNNSQNNEKTVQYIKKKIKETPSAEKSINLFHCLNELNDCSLVEEIQQYLDSGSLSIDKLSPAQWSALVFILLSSEKDLDVFDLKKYSASEEVLLRLLPVVKAAKKALLSSCNLSERSCEALSSVLSSQSSSLRELDLSNNNLQDSGVKLLSAGLENPHCKLKTLRLSGCLITVKGCASLASALSSNPSHLRELDLTYNHPGDSGVKLLSAGLEDLQWRLDTLRVEPGGVRWLRPGLRKYFCQLTIDTNTVNRRLRLSDNNRKVTHVKEDQSYPDHPDRFDYWCRQLLCSNVLTGRCYWEVEWSGIISISVSYRGIGRRGNVNDCWFGYNDQSWSMICPDHGYSVSSRVSVYVDCPAGTLSIYRVSSDKLIHLHTFNTTFTEPLYPGFRFWSPGSSVSLCWESSRWTPNLQEEHQVLWQQESQSENVTTHPAEKLAFKLHSVRDAAIAITDRSCLSKYRHFKTALTLKNDASESAQHSSPPPEASPAEESGSDVTDGLLSSLLLDVVKALVSRLLQITLYTHQKDICYGCVIDHLSQTQHECLWGIPEHFLWTHFDEVKKRLWNVKLIPAVLRLLDSYGLHASESKIQGVIETFLYEWKQKPNIINEIDEINEGLVGDDLEKLTKIDEAVAIWQS